One segment of Aquimarina sp. BL5 DNA contains the following:
- a CDS encoding baseplate J/gp47 family protein, translating into MIHIQNSDNILLRDGTSQQDRNTDAIRPDYVAIEDRSIEELITEAQRIAKELQFFDIENRPTTTWESFLIDDPQTFNQNSPEGRRIQQKRWADLLAAYVENPERFYNDPEKKAKLSKPHVALFITFLKLLNHVKSKMNGLTARHLDFYFRERLGLTTKEAVPDVVNVVLALEENTEYLEVHKGTVLEAGEDAAGNQLQYITNEDTVISKAQITQLKNVFVEKEFLTIQNTHQERGKTKDAAFIDMIEMALGHPNPGDALPDFPGDQITDVFELNSAVKKGNAAAISYVTQELFLEKERFDLIFLKHQEEKEGILTDWEPIYEHLEQAYKKKIVHQRQQNLKELEDVEGFDVMMRKVYGNPSPGDALPLYNGEKALLDQVFEDIQTADETAEKALEYVTVELQLEKPDFIHIMQTQANSAASEADKDKVYRILEFAERQIRSVFIFPPSIGKLSDIYATADAKEFVFSKYDEEEESKRFKTFGNRQSGILDHSLKPSEIGFAISSPTLLLQDGKRTIEILLDLGQKGRSIKNLQSVFDKNDPFKTYISTAEQWFTPDAVHYSLGNYVGASAETDLDIIVSDNTITITDTKNFNSTDIGKYIVDTAQTIYEITALLDTTVVEVKEIGSIEGEVEKAQKYATDQVYINALKIEIRLQDTDLAITPFGLESSFFIASEYPTLVCTLQPFLEEVNGEEIFKSNYEHLIDLSVEKAHIRVDVQGMQQSILQNDQSTIDVKKPFEPFGFQPDIGSSLYLTNTEIAQKRIKDLKLDMEWMQQPESMVDYYKNYWLIQADLTEVELAALTDEELSDLIAQQLATHAAIIENDSDFRADIYFQDRNAEVLLSTMVENEQGTIVSEGFPLFTNQGTIKVTNIPSRMQKTSPDYQYKERFGIDTEEEEVVSWERYFRIELTPVNFQHTAFNTLFTKQAVSEKKDIKSLKINPPYQPKLKKLGISYTACEDITADASETGTNKLFHIHPFGYDRVIPGTQTDLIPVYTDEGSLYIGVDQLKTPQILAILFQMAEGSADPDVPKPELQWSYLRNNEWVIVTPSGILEDTTNGLVNTGIVKIKIPEDATTGGTLMPNDLHWIKISAFKNINGISDTIDIRSQVLSATLSGVGVDPTHFENPLPIDTITEALNPIPEVAKITQPFTSSKGKSAEKGNALYKRVSERLRHKNRALTMWDYEHLILNEFPEIYKTKCLPANDRTGGVDVIVVPDIKGKLPFDPFAPKVAADTLFQIEKYTQMHAPTYADIAVTNPLYLQVSTECIVKFYEGYDEGFYKNKLIEEIKRFMSPWAYGEDREIQIGGSLHASVIINFIAERPYIDYVANLKLFQSEDGKTFTDVRSLNNGKSIVVPSQPDMIMVAAQIHEVYVVNEGGFEEDSFEGINYMEINKDFIVR; encoded by the coding sequence ATGATTCATATTCAAAATTCAGATAATATACTCCTTAGAGACGGAACCAGTCAGCAGGATCGCAATACAGATGCGATTCGTCCAGATTATGTAGCGATAGAAGATCGTAGTATCGAAGAACTGATTACCGAAGCACAGCGTATAGCCAAAGAGCTTCAGTTTTTTGATATAGAAAACAGACCTACTACTACTTGGGAGTCTTTTTTAATTGACGATCCGCAAACATTTAATCAAAATTCTCCAGAAGGAAGAAGGATTCAACAAAAAAGATGGGCTGATCTATTAGCTGCATATGTAGAAAATCCAGAACGTTTTTATAATGATCCAGAAAAGAAAGCGAAACTATCCAAACCTCACGTCGCATTATTTATAACGTTCCTAAAGTTGTTAAATCACGTGAAATCCAAAATGAATGGACTTACGGCAAGGCATCTTGATTTTTATTTTAGAGAACGCCTTGGATTGACTACAAAAGAAGCCGTGCCGGATGTGGTCAATGTAGTATTAGCGTTAGAAGAGAATACTGAATACTTAGAAGTACATAAGGGAACTGTATTAGAGGCTGGAGAAGACGCTGCAGGCAATCAATTGCAGTACATCACCAATGAAGATACAGTAATTAGTAAGGCTCAAATCACACAACTTAAAAATGTTTTTGTAGAGAAAGAGTTTCTTACTATTCAAAATACACATCAAGAACGTGGTAAAACGAAGGATGCAGCCTTTATCGACATGATAGAAATGGCATTGGGACATCCGAATCCTGGAGATGCACTTCCGGATTTCCCAGGAGATCAGATTACAGATGTTTTTGAGCTAAATTCAGCAGTAAAAAAAGGAAATGCAGCTGCGATTTCTTATGTAACCCAAGAGCTGTTTTTAGAAAAAGAGCGTTTTGATCTTATTTTTCTAAAACATCAAGAAGAAAAAGAAGGCATACTTACAGATTGGGAACCTATCTATGAGCACTTAGAACAGGCATATAAGAAGAAAATCGTACATCAAAGACAACAAAACCTTAAAGAACTAGAGGATGTTGAAGGATTCGATGTAATGATGAGAAAAGTATATGGAAATCCAAGCCCCGGAGATGCATTGCCCTTATATAATGGAGAAAAAGCCTTGTTAGATCAGGTATTCGAGGATATACAGACTGCAGATGAAACAGCAGAAAAAGCATTAGAATATGTAACAGTAGAACTGCAATTAGAGAAGCCTGATTTTATACATATTATGCAAACCCAAGCAAATTCTGCGGCTTCTGAAGCAGATAAGGATAAAGTATATCGTATTTTAGAGTTCGCTGAGCGCCAGATACGATCGGTCTTTATATTTCCGCCTAGCATAGGAAAGTTATCAGATATCTACGCCACTGCTGATGCCAAAGAATTTGTTTTTAGCAAATATGATGAAGAGGAAGAAAGTAAGCGATTTAAGACTTTTGGTAATAGACAATCAGGTATATTGGATCATTCTTTAAAACCATCTGAGATTGGTTTTGCCATCAGTTCTCCTACCTTACTGCTCCAAGATGGTAAACGTACTATTGAAATACTACTGGATTTGGGACAAAAAGGTCGTTCTATTAAAAATCTACAATCAGTTTTTGATAAAAATGATCCCTTCAAAACGTATATAAGTACTGCCGAGCAATGGTTTACACCAGATGCAGTTCATTATTCTTTAGGAAATTATGTAGGAGCAAGTGCTGAGACCGATCTGGACATCATTGTTTCTGATAATACTATTACCATCACGGATACCAAAAATTTTAACAGTACTGATATAGGTAAATACATAGTAGATACTGCCCAAACAATATATGAAATCACTGCGCTTTTGGATACAACAGTTGTGGAGGTTAAAGAAATCGGTAGTATCGAAGGGGAGGTCGAAAAGGCTCAAAAATATGCTACGGATCAGGTGTATATAAATGCTTTAAAAATAGAAATACGACTTCAGGATACCGATTTGGCCATTACACCTTTTGGATTAGAATCCTCTTTTTTTATAGCATCCGAGTATCCTACGCTGGTCTGTACGTTACAGCCATTTTTAGAAGAAGTTAACGGGGAGGAAATTTTCAAAAGTAATTATGAACATCTCATTGACCTCAGCGTAGAAAAGGCACATATCCGGGTAGATGTACAGGGCATGCAGCAAAGTATTTTACAAAACGACCAGAGTACAATTGATGTCAAAAAACCTTTCGAGCCTTTTGGATTTCAACCCGACATAGGAAGTAGCTTATACTTGACGAATACAGAAATAGCACAGAAGAGAATCAAGGATTTAAAGCTGGATATGGAATGGATGCAGCAACCAGAATCCATGGTAGATTACTATAAAAATTATTGGTTGATTCAGGCAGATCTTACAGAAGTGGAGCTTGCTGCGCTTACTGATGAGGAGTTGTCTGATTTGATTGCGCAACAACTTGCCACTCATGCTGCTATTATAGAAAACGATAGCGACTTTAGAGCTGATATTTATTTTCAAGATCGAAACGCAGAAGTCTTGCTCTCCACAATGGTAGAAAATGAACAGGGCACTATAGTAAGTGAAGGGTTTCCACTGTTTACGAATCAAGGAACCATTAAAGTGACCAATATCCCTTCGCGAATGCAGAAAACAAGTCCCGATTACCAATACAAAGAGCGTTTTGGTATTGATACAGAAGAGGAAGAAGTAGTATCTTGGGAGCGCTATTTTAGAATAGAATTGACCCCAGTCAATTTTCAGCATACTGCATTTAATACTTTATTTACAAAGCAAGCTGTATCCGAGAAAAAAGATATAAAAAGCCTTAAGATCAATCCACCGTATCAGCCGAAGCTAAAAAAACTTGGAATTTCTTATACCGCTTGTGAAGATATCACTGCGGATGCATCTGAAACTGGCACAAATAAGCTGTTTCATATACATCCATTCGGATATGATCGCGTAATCCCAGGAACTCAGACCGATCTAATACCTGTATATACGGATGAAGGTTCGTTGTATATAGGAGTCGATCAATTAAAAACGCCACAGATACTAGCTATTTTATTTCAGATGGCAGAAGGGAGTGCGGATCCTGATGTGCCAAAACCTGAATTGCAGTGGAGTTATCTGCGAAATAATGAATGGGTAATCGTGACACCTTCAGGGATTTTAGAAGATACAACCAATGGATTGGTCAATACAGGAATCGTAAAAATAAAAATACCTGAAGATGCCACTACTGGTGGTACCTTAATGCCAAACGATTTACATTGGATTAAAATATCCGCTTTTAAAAATATTAATGGTATATCGGATACTATTGATATTAGAAGTCAGGTACTCAGTGCTACACTTTCTGGAGTTGGAGTAGATCCCACACATTTCGAAAATCCATTACCCATTGATACCATTACAGAGGCGCTTAATCCGATCCCTGAGGTCGCTAAAATTACACAACCTTTTACCTCTAGCAAAGGAAAATCCGCCGAAAAAGGAAACGCACTATACAAACGTGTTAGTGAGCGGTTACGACATAAAAACAGAGCGCTTACCATGTGGGATTATGAGCATTTAATATTAAATGAGTTTCCGGAGATATACAAGACCAAGTGTCTTCCAGCAAACGATAGAACAGGAGGAGTGGATGTGATTGTAGTACCTGATATCAAAGGAAAGTTACCTTTTGATCCCTTTGCACCAAAGGTAGCAGCTGATACGCTGTTTCAGATAGAAAAATACACACAAATGCATGCACCTACTTATGCAGATATAGCGGTAACCAATCCCTTGTACCTGCAAGTATCTACAGAGTGTATCGTAAAATTTTATGAAGGATATGATGAAGGTTTTTATAAAAATAAACTTATCGAAGAGATCAAGCGATTTATGTCACCCTGGGCGTATGGCGAGGATAGAGAAATACAGATCGGAGGATCCCTGCATGCCAGTGTGATCATCAATTTTATTGCAGAAAGACCCTATATCGATTATGTAGCCAATCTGAAATTGTTTCAGAGTGAAGACGGCAAGACCTTTACTGATGTGCGAAGTCTAAATAATGGAAAATCCATAGTGGTTCCATCTCAACCTGATATGATCATGGTCGCTGCCCAAATCCACGAGGTATATGTAGTTAATGAAGGTGGATTCGAAGAAGACAGTTTCGAAGGGATTAACTATATGGAAATCAATAAAGATTTTATAGTTCGCTAA